From one Halosimplex rubrum genomic stretch:
- a CDS encoding MinD/ParA family ATP-binding protein, with amino-acid sequence MLAIAGGKGGCGKTTTALGLAAALARDGGRPLVVDADCDMPNLHTMADTDRSPGVDAVADGDSIAAVTHRSTVVPGVDVLPSGNASGPLDRTALRRLGRARQRVILDCPAGATDAAAAPLRHADAALVVSTGEPASLDDAAKTARMAETLDARVAGSVLTRTDDPPSAVSASADLARAVEPVLATVPEIAGDVLGDRVGRTSYDRLATALVRRNV; translated from the coding sequence ATGCTCGCGATCGCCGGCGGCAAGGGTGGCTGCGGGAAGACGACCACGGCGCTGGGGCTGGCGGCCGCGCTCGCGCGGGACGGCGGCCGACCGCTCGTCGTCGACGCCGACTGCGACATGCCGAACCTGCACACGATGGCCGATACGGACCGCTCGCCGGGCGTCGACGCCGTCGCCGACGGCGACTCGATCGCCGCGGTGACCCACCGGAGCACCGTCGTTCCCGGCGTCGACGTGCTCCCGTCCGGGAACGCCTCCGGACCGCTCGACCGGACGGCGCTCCGCCGGCTCGGGCGCGCTCGTCAGCGGGTGATCCTCGACTGCCCGGCGGGCGCGACGGACGCGGCTGCCGCGCCGCTGCGTCACGCCGACGCGGCGCTGGTCGTCTCGACCGGCGAGCCGGCGAGCCTCGACGACGCCGCCAAGACCGCGCGGATGGCCGAGACGCTGGACGCCCGAGTCGCGGGGAGCGTCCTCACCCGGACCGACGACCCGCCGTCGGCCGTCTCGGCTTCGGCGGACCTCGCTCGCGCGGTCGAGCCGGTACTGGCGACGGTTCCGGAGATCGCGGGTGACGTGCTGGGCGACCGGGTCGGACGCACGTCGTACGATCGGCTCGCAACGGCGCTCGTGAGGCGGAATGTTTAA